TATAGAAATTTCTTCTCCAGAACAAAATGTGGTTACTGTCCAAGATAAGCATTTCATTAATCTGCGTAAAATAGGATTTTTTATAACCATAACATCTTCTCCTTTTGTGCGTATTGATTTGATATTAACCATTAGTTTAATGCATGATCCATGGATATAATTATACCACATTCATTTCCAAAAACTGTAATTCTATAAAACTAAATAATTATATAATGTAACAAAATCTAATTTGTGTATTATATTTAAAGACAAGGTTTACTAGAAAAAGAAGGAATTGCTTTAGTAAAAGTGGAAGGGAAATATGTATACGGACGTAAAAAATAAAATTCCATGAGAATTAGGAAGATATTTATAAATAGTGGTGGTTAATAGAAATAATACATATAAGGAGGAGCAATTAATGATAGAAGGTGCAATATTAAAACTTAAAGAGATGATCGAAAACTCTAAATTAACAGTAATACTAACAGGGGCAGGCATGGATACGGAAAGTAATATACCAGACTTTAGAAGCAAAGATGGCTGGTGGAGAAATATAGACCCAAGGACTGTGGCAAGTACAGATGCATTATATGGCAACTATGAATTATTCCATGAATTTTACTCTATGAGAATAAATAATTTAACAAAATGCAAACCTCACAGGGGACATTATATATTGACAGAATTACAAGAAAAGGGATTAATACATAGTGTAGCAACTCAAAATGTATCTGGATTACAGAATTTATCAGGAACTAAAAATATATATGAGCTTCATGGAAATATTCAAAGGATAAGATGTGAAAGATGCAGTGAGGAAGCTACTATAGAGGAATTTTTAAATAAACATAATTGTAAGGAATGTGGAAGTAGTATGTTAAGGCCTGGAGTAACATTATTTGGTGAGTCCTTACCACAAGAGGATTGGAATAATGCCATAAGGGATATAGAAAAGGCAGATTTATTGATTGTTATAGGTACAAGTCTTCAGGTATCCCCAGTAAATCAGTTGCCCCTTATGATGAAGGGAAATAAGGTACTTATTAATAGGGAAGATGTGGATGAAGACTATGATTTTCATTTGAAGATATTAGGTAGTGCGGGAGATGTACTTAGAAAGCTAGAAGAGGCTATAGAATAGTATAGAGTGTATATGGGAGGAGCTATAATGAGGGAAATAAAATTAAAAGATGGAAGTACACTTATAATCAAAGAAGGGAATAGATCCCATGCTAAAGAAATGATGAAATACATAGATGCAATAAGCACAGAATCAGATTTTCTAACTTTCGGTCAAGGGGAATTTAACATAACTTTAGAAGAAGAAGAGAAATTTATTGAAAGTGTATCAAAGAAGGACAATGCTATATTCATAGTAGCAGAAATAGAAGGTAAAATAGTGGGAAACCTAAGCTTTTCAGGAGGTGGAAGACCTAGAATAGCACATACGGGAGAGATGGGAGTAAGTGTATTAAAAGATTATTGGGGGCAGGGAATAGGTACAGAACTTATTAAATACCTGATTCATTGGTCAAAAGAATCAAACATAATTAAAAAGATAAATCTGAGAGTTAGAACAGATAATGTATCTGGAATAGGTTTATACAAAAAACTTGGATTTGTTGAAGAAGGTAGCATAAAAAGAGACTTCTTTACAGATGGCAAATTTTATGATTCCTTATGCATGGGACTTTTAATAGATTAATATGAAGGTGAGATAAAATGACAGATAAGAAAACACTATTTAATGTTTTATATAAGATAGCCAAAGAATTTAATGAAAAAAATATCCTATGGGCAGTGGGGGCATCCATACTATTAAATCATTATAATTTAATAGATGAAATAAATGATATAGACATATTTGTCCATGAAGATCATATAGAAAAGGCAGACGCATTATTAAAAAAGTTAGGAAATAAAAAGGAAAGAGAAAAGGTAGGGACCTATTCTACTAAGTACTTTTATGAATATGTTATAGATCATATAGACATAGATGTGATGGCTGGATTTGTTATTAATCATGGTTCTGGTCAATATAATTACATATTTGATGAAAAATCTATTACTGCATATATGCATATGGGAGAAATACAAGTCCCTTTAACTGCTTTAGAAGATTGGTATGTCATATACAATCTAATTCCTAATAGGCAATATAAAGTAAAATTAATAGAAGATTATTTGAATAAGAACAAAGTAATACATCCATACTTATTAAAAAGAGCATTAAATAATCATCTACCTAAAAAAGTGGAAAAAAATATACATGGATTGCTCTAGCATAAAAGCTAGAGTTTTTTTTATTTCATTCAAAAATTTACAAATTTCTTATGGTAAAAATAATATAATTGTAGTATCTATTAATTTTAAGGGAGCGTTCATATGATTACTATACTTTTTATTACTTTTAATATAATTCTTATCTATTTTTATCTAATTAGAGCAGAGATAAGAAGAAGGAGTAGAGGAGAAATTTTGGTTTCAAATGGAAACGGAATCAATCATAGATTATTTATGGGAATATCCTATGTAATTATTTCCGTCCTGTTATTTTTGAAGACTTCTAATATAGAACAATTTAGTATAAGAATGGGATTTTTCTTTTGTGGAGTAGTTTGGTTATACAAAGGATTACTAAAAACACAATTATGTGAGAACGGTATTTACACTCCTGAATATATTATAAATTGGGAGAAGATAAAAAACTATAAATGGATAAGCAACTATGGAGAACCCTATGACCTAGTAGAGTTTGATGTGAAGATATTTAAGGGAGAAAAGAAAGTAATTATGGATGTGGAGAGGATATATAAGGAATATGTGGAGGAATTTCTAAGTGAAAGAGTAAAGAAGGTGGAGTAAGATGTGGAAAAATCCTAAGGTAGTTTTAATGGCCACTTTAACCCTATTGATCATAGGCATATTGCAAATAACATATGAAAATTTTGTAGGTCAATTCTTTGAAGCTATTGTAGGAGTATGGATATTTTTGATAATAGTATGTGTAGTTCATTTTTATTTTAAATTTATAGGATTGAAATCAGATTATGCTAAATTAAAGAAATAAAATATAGGTATATAAATTTAGGCTCTAGTTTAAATAACTAGAGCTTTTTTATTGCTCATATATAGATTAAGGACATACCTAAGATATATATATCATAACCATATAAAAAGAGCTGAATGGAAGGCTTGCTAAAACTGTTATCATTTACTGAAATATTAGTATAAGAATTGCATATATTTATTAGGAAAGAAGTGAAGAGATGAGAAAAAGAATTGAATGTGATGATTTTTTAAAAAACCATGTCTTGACTAATTTAAAAATGAATGGAAAAAAGACTAGAGGTCTCTATTTTGTTAATACACTAAACTTAGAAGCTAATTGTTATGAGAAACATGTGTATGTATTTGAATTGGAAGGTTTAAAGACAAGACACTTGATTTTAAGTATTGAACCGGATGATTTTGAGTTTTTTGGTGATAAAGTGATTTTTAAGGTTTGGAAGGAAGAACATACAGAACTTTACCATTATGACTTTCACACAAAGGAAATTCATCCATATGCCAAAATTCCCTATAAGGTTGAAAAGTTTAGTATTTGTGGTGAAAATATCTATTTTACTGTCACTGTTAAGAAAAATAGTAGTGAAAATTATATTCATAGTGGTGAAAAACTACCATTTTATGAAGAGGGCGTAGGGTTTTCAGCTCAAAGTAGGACTTCTTTGCTTAAATTTAATAATAAGGACTCTCAAATTAGTATTTTAACTGATTCAAATATTCATATTGATGATATTGTATTTGATTTTGAAAATAATAGAATTGTATTTACTGCCTTTGAAGGCGGAAATATAAAATCAATTGCCTCTAATGTATATACATTTGATTTGACCTGTGAATCCATAAGAAGATGGACTAATGGTACTTATCGCATTAGTTATGTGGATGTATTATCTTCTCAAGAGTTAATCTTCTCAGGCGTAGACTTAAGAAATAAGAGCCGCAATGATAATGGCCAGTTATATTTCATTAATACATCAACTGGTTGTTGCAAACCATTAGGCCGTCCTCTTCATAAGAGTAATGAAATGCCAGGGGTTGTATCGGATAGTAGATTTTCCATATCACGTCCTGTAATGACTCAAAAGGAACATTTTTACTTTTTAACAGTAGATCGTTATGGGGTAACTTTAAATAAAATAGGCAGAAAAGGTAACCTAACCTCGTTTAAAACGGGTTTAACCACTATTGACAGTTATGGAATTTTAAAAGAAGGAATGGTACTTATCGGGTTAAAAGGGTTAGGTCTTCATGAAATTTACTATTTTAAAGATGATAAGTTGAGTCAAGTAACAGCGTATAATGATTGGTTATTAAAAGAACGACATCTTAGTGTGCCAGAATATATGAAAGTTTATAATTATGGAATTGACATAGATGGTTGGGTTATTCCACCCTTAGGGATTAAGCCAGGTAAAAAGTATCCTGGTGTGTTAATGATCCACGGTGGCCCTAAATTAATATACAGTCATGTATATCATCATGATATGCAATTATTATCAGCCAATGGTTATTATGTATTTTATGCTAATCCAAAGGGGAGTGACGGTCGAGGTGATGATTTTTCTAATATAAGAGGTTCCTATGGCACTAGAGCCTATAAAGAATTAATGACATTTACTGATGAAGTAATTAGTAAATACCCTCAAATAGATAAGGATGCTCTTGGAGTAACTGGTCCATCCTATGGTGGATATATGACCAACTACATTATAACCAGAACTGACAGGTTTAAAGGAGCAGTGCCTGAGAGTGGAATTAGTAATTTGATTACTGCTTTTACATCATCAGATATTGGATATAAGTATATATTTGAATATATGGGAAATAAAAATACACCTTGGAACAATAGTGAAGTCTATATTGAACAATCCCCAATTATGAAGGCAAACAATGTAAAAACA
This window of the Anaeromicrobium sediminis genome carries:
- a CDS encoding NAD-dependent deacylase; translation: MIEGAILKLKEMIENSKLTVILTGAGMDTESNIPDFRSKDGWWRNIDPRTVASTDALYGNYELFHEFYSMRINNLTKCKPHRGHYILTELQEKGLIHSVATQNVSGLQNLSGTKNIYELHGNIQRIRCERCSEEATIEEFLNKHNCKECGSSMLRPGVTLFGESLPQEDWNNAIRDIEKADLLIVIGTSLQVSPVNQLPLMMKGNKVLINREDVDEDYDFHLKILGSAGDVLRKLEEAIE
- a CDS encoding nucleotidyltransferase family protein encodes the protein MTDKKTLFNVLYKIAKEFNEKNILWAVGASILLNHYNLIDEINDIDIFVHEDHIEKADALLKKLGNKKEREKVGTYSTKYFYEYVIDHIDIDVMAGFVINHGSGQYNYIFDEKSITAYMHMGEIQVPLTALEDWYVIYNLIPNRQYKVKLIEDYLNKNKVIHPYLLKRALNNHLPKKVEKNIHGLL
- a CDS encoding GNAT family N-acetyltransferase, whose amino-acid sequence is MREIKLKDGSTLIIKEGNRSHAKEMMKYIDAISTESDFLTFGQGEFNITLEEEEKFIESVSKKDNAIFIVAEIEGKIVGNLSFSGGGRPRIAHTGEMGVSVLKDYWGQGIGTELIKYLIHWSKESNIIKKINLRVRTDNVSGIGLYKKLGFVEEGSIKRDFFTDGKFYDSLCMGLLID
- a CDS encoding alpha/beta hydrolase family protein, producing MRKRIECDDFLKNHVLTNLKMNGKKTRGLYFVNTLNLEANCYEKHVYVFELEGLKTRHLILSIEPDDFEFFGDKVIFKVWKEEHTELYHYDFHTKEIHPYAKIPYKVEKFSICGENIYFTVTVKKNSSENYIHSGEKLPFYEEGVGFSAQSRTSLLKFNNKDSQISILTDSNIHIDDIVFDFENNRIVFTAFEGGNIKSIASNVYTFDLTCESIRRWTNGTYRISYVDVLSSQELIFSGVDLRNKSRNDNGQLYFINTSTGCCKPLGRPLHKSNEMPGVVSDSRFSISRPVMTQKEHFYFLTVDRYGVTLNKIGRKGNLTSFKTGLTTIDSYGILKEGMVLIGLKGLGLHEIYYFKDDKLSQVTAYNDWLLKERHLSVPEYMKVYNYGIDIDGWVIPPLGIKPGKKYPGVLMIHGGPKLIYSHVYHHDMQLLSANGYYVFYANPKGSDGRGDDFSNIRGSYGTRAYKELMTFTDEVISKYPQIDKDALGVTGPSYGGYMTNYIITRTDRFKGAVPESGISNLITAFTSSDIGYKYIFEYMGNKNTPWNNSEVYIEQSPIMKANNVKTPTLFIHGKEDYRCNYTESLNMYSALKYHGVDTKLCVFEKENHNLNVRGRPKSKKIRHEEMLNWFNRYLKKEKI